Part of the Intestinibacillus sp. Marseille-P6563 genome is shown below.
TTTCGGACAAGTATGTTTCGCTGCGGGCGAAGTTATAGTTGAAATAGTCTGCGGAAGAAATGATAAAATCCTTGTTTAAGAACTTCTCAACATACTTATCAATATCAAAACCACTGGATAGAGTAAATACGGTGTTAAACAGTACCAGGCTCAATGTCATAGACACGATTACAAGGATCGTTCGTTTTCGATTTCTCCCCAAATTTGCCAAGGCCATCCGATGAATTTTTGCGCCGCTGGTTGATTTTTTTACAGCCAGACGGTTCTTTGTTTGAAATGCGCCTGCGTCATTTTCTGTGTAGCGGATAGCTTCAATCGGTGAGATTGCACCTGCGATCTTAGCCGGTTTTCGCACACTGATAGAAACAGTAACAAAAGCAAAGATAGCCGAGCCAATGAATATCAGCGGATTTACTGTCACCACAACGCCAGCGTCGGAAGTATAAGTTGTGCCGTTCATCAGAGCCGGAACTAAAGCGCGGCCAATAAAAAAGCCGATAATCAGGCCAATGGGGATACCTACCGCAGACAGAAGCAGGGCCTGTTTGTTGATAATCTTTTTGATCTGCCGCCTTGTGGTTCCCAATGTTTTAAGCTGCCCGTAGGACTGAATATCTTGAATAACAGAGATTTGAAAAATATTGTAGATAATCAAATAGCCTGTTGCCATAATCGCGAGTATTCCCACAATACCGGCAATAAACAGGGCGGAATTTTCACTGATAGGGCTGCTTTGATAAGCGGGACTGACACGGGCGACAATATAGTTTTCGTCTGTGGGCTGTCCTCCAAGCGTGTCACAGGTGTAGCCGGTTTCTGTAAGGAGCTGCTGCAATTTTTCTTCTACGGAGCCGCTGCCACGGAACATGATATACGCCGTCACAATGCCAGAATAATCATTGTCCACAGGATAGGTATAGGTGAGTAAGTCGGCATGGCTATCTATAAAGGCTTTCGATACGATAATACGCCCGATATTACTTAGGCTGTCTGTTTCCCAAAAGCCGCACAGTGTAAAATCAGTTGTGTACTCCTTGCCCTTGATTTCATAATCAAGGGTGACTGTCGCGCCGATTTCAGCCGGAACCCCCAATGCCTCTAATGTCTTTGTGTCGGCTATGATCTCATTTTCAGCTTCGGGGCGGTGTCCTGTTGTCGGCTCGTATCTGGCAAATTCCAACGCGGTATCATCCATATACCACATATCAGAACGCCATTTCGCAAGCCCCGGATTGTTAAGATGGTAAGAAACCGCCTTTGTATAGGCAATTCGGTCAATCAATTCGTTGCCCTTTACATCATCAAAAACTTCGTCACTAATGTAGTTGAGAACAGCTTGACCGTCCCCGCCCATCTTTCGGATATTTTGGTCTTGTACCGTATCAATTAAACCGGAACCCAGTGTGAAGATCGTTGTGAACAAGACGGTTGTAAGAATAATGGCAACAATAGCAATGATATTCCTGCTTTTGCTGGCCTTAAAGTACCGCCTGGACAATTTCTTAATAATGGGTCTGTTATTATTGCCAAATAAAATATCGTTCATTTTCAACACCCCCTCATTCAGAAATTTTCCCATCCTCAATACGGACGATCCGATCCGCGAGCTGGGCGATCTCGTTGTTATGGGTAATCATTACAAGGGTCTGGTGAAATTTCTGGCTGCTTACTTTCAGCAGGCCAAGAACATCACTGCTTGTCCGGCTGTCAAGGTTGCCCGTCGGCTCGTCCGCCAGCACAATCGCCGGTTTCGATACCAGAGCGCGTGCAATCGCCACGCGCTGCTGCTGGCCGCCGGAGAGATTATTCGGCATATTGTTCAGCCTATCTTCCAGGCCCAACATCCGAACAACTTCCTGCATATAGTTTTTGTCCACCTGATCGCCGTCCAATTCCACCGGCAGAACAATGTTTTCATAGACATTGAGGACAGGGACAAGATTGTAGTTCTGAAAGATAAAGCCGATTTTCCGTCTGCGGAAAATAGTAAGCTGCTCGTCTTTCAGGGTGGACAGGTCTTTTCCATCCACAATGACCTTGCCGGAAGTAGGGACATCCAAACCGCCGATCATGTTCAGCAGCGTGGATTTACCGCTGCCGGATGTGCCGACAATGGCGACAAATTCCCCATGTTCCACTGAAAGGGAAACGCCGTCCAGCGCCTTTGTAATGTTCGGTTTTTCACCATAGTATTTTTTTAAATCTGTTGTCTGTAAAATAGGCATAAGTTCTACCACCTTTCTTTTTGATGGTTCCATTGTAAAACGCAATCCTCACAGAAATGTCACGGCGGTTCTTGAATTTCCCCTTAAAACGCCTTGAAATGTCACAATCCTGTGACATTTCAAGAGTGAGGCAGGAACACAGAGAAAGTGGAGCCGGTGCCGAGTTCCGAAGATACGCGGATAAAGCCGCCTTGCCGGGTGATAATTTCACGGGCCAGATACAAACCAATCCCAATACCGGGGGCGTCATGTACGCTGCTTTCACGATAAAAACGCTTGAAAATCGTTCCTTGATGTTGTTCTGGAATACCAATGCCGGTATCAGAAATATCAATCTTCACATACATTTCCCAACACACAACAGCCACATGGACTTTCCCGCCCTCTGGTGTGTACTTCACCGCATTATCCAGAATGTTGAACAGGGCTTCGGTTGTCCATTTCCGATCATGGGCCGCAGTTACCGTTTCCGGGCAATCCACCGTGACCGCAATCTTTTTCTGCTCTGCGTTCAGCAGAATACCGCCCAGCGCCGCAGCGAGAGTATCATAGATGGTCTGCGGCTTCGGCTCCAAAGCAATCACCCCGGCTTCCAGCCGTGATGTTTTAATCATTGCCTGCATGAGAAAATCCAGCTTGTCTAACTGGCTGTCCATTGCCAGAAGAAATTCTCTCTGCTTTTCCGGCGTTACAGTTTGTTCCAACAAAGTGGCGTCAAGCATTTTTAGGTTTGCAATCGGCGTTTTGACCTGATGGGAGATGTCCGAAATCAATTCCTGCAAGTCGGCCCGTTCCTTTGCAATACTGCTTTTGCTTTCCCGCAGCACTTCATAGAGCCGGGAAAGCCGGTGCTGGATTTTATAAAACAGGTTTTCTTCCTCTGTGTACTGCGGCGGGGCCTGATCTGATGACATCATATCATCCAGCAGCTTGCACAGAGCGTCCGAAAACAGCGTTAATTTCCGACGCACAAAGGCCAGAAAAGCAGCCATACACCCGGCAACGA
Proteins encoded:
- a CDS encoding FtsX-like permease family protein, with the translated sequence MNDILFGNNNRPIIKKLSRRYFKASKSRNIIAIVAIILTTVLFTTIFTLGSGLIDTVQDQNIRKMGGDGQAVLNYISDEVFDDVKGNELIDRIAYTKAVSYHLNNPGLAKWRSDMWYMDDTALEFARYEPTTGHRPEAENEIIADTKTLEALGVPAEIGATVTLDYEIKGKEYTTDFTLCGFWETDSLSNIGRIIVSKAFIDSHADLLTYTYPVDNDYSGIVTAYIMFRGSGSVEEKLQQLLTETGYTCDTLGGQPTDENYIVARVSPAYQSSPISENSALFIAGIVGILAIMATGYLIIYNIFQISVIQDIQSYGQLKTLGTTRRQIKKIINKQALLLSAVGIPIGLIIGFFIGRALVPALMNGTTYTSDAGVVVTVNPLIFIGSAIFAFVTVSISVRKPAKIAGAISPIEAIRYTENDAGAFQTKNRLAVKKSTSGAKIHRMALANLGRNRKRTILVIVSMTLSLVLFNTVFTLSSGFDIDKYVEKFLNKDFIISSADYFNYNFARSETYLSETFINAVQQQDAYEDGGRLYSSKVTEERFSAETDAVTNYNKDEYGNPLIALYGADDFLLSSMDVVEGEIDWDALKTGKYTLYALTMDDNGNIIDNPSIHVGDTITFHHWKMNGLAGTLDNSFDLTVMAKVLINENTDTERNTGAARFYLPTEQFKPLCLNLLLVSFPFNVKDGMDSDMSSFLSNYVESIEPTMDFESKETYINSFNGMTSLIITIGGALSVIIGLIGIVNFINSVLTSIITRQKEFAMLQSIGMTGKQLKQMLSYEGLYYAIGTIIASLIVGVLFSLLVVQAVASSFWFFTYHFVIWPMLVVYPFLILLTVIIPSILYRKFSKRSIIERLHQN
- a CDS encoding ABC transporter ATP-binding protein; the encoded protein is MPILQTTDLKKYYGEKPNITKALDGVSLSVEHGEFVAIVGTSGSGKSTLLNMIGGLDVPTSGKVIVDGKDLSTLKDEQLTIFRRRKIGFIFQNYNLVPVLNVYENIVLPVELDGDQVDKNYMQEVVRMLGLEDRLNNMPNNLSGGQQQRVAIARALVSKPAIVLADEPTGNLDSRTSSDVLGLLKVSSQKFHQTLVMITHNNEIAQLADRIVRIEDGKISE
- a CDS encoding sensor histidine kinase, with translation MRTEKLSVNKVCMVVCAALFLLSFAMPCTIYFLTGNVLALCCGLLYAIFVAGCMAAFLAFVRRKLTLFSDALCKLLDDMMSSDQAPPQYTEEENLFYKIQHRLSRLYEVLRESKSSIAKERADLQELISDISHQVKTPIANLKMLDATLLEQTVTPEKQREFLLAMDSQLDKLDFLMQAMIKTSRLEAGVIALEPKPQTIYDTLAAALGGILLNAEQKKIAVTVDCPETVTAAHDRKWTTEALFNILDNAVKYTPEGGKVHVAVVCWEMYVKIDISDTGIGIPEQHQGTIFKRFYRESSVHDAPGIGIGLYLAREIITRQGGFIRVSSELGTGSTFSVFLPHS